The following coding sequences lie in one Flavobacteriales bacterium genomic window:
- a CDS encoding YihY/virulence factor BrkB family protein, with protein sequence MNKFTAKIIASSFIQNPINLSKRIIIPGFDGMPLFDVIVFLIKGLQQSSLTTRASSLAFRFFLALFPAVIFLLSLLPYIPIQDFYHELLLILEELLPEEAYKTSVETIDDLFNKKHNTLLSFGFLFALYLASDGVNAMLLAFQESYHIKKKLSFIKQRLTSLILLFILIILMILAVGLIVFSEIAFSYLISNGILTDGISIILLNIGKFIIILALFLFGISSIYYIGSFGNKKFRFISAGSTLATLLTILLSSGFAFYVNNFATYNKVYGSIGTLMVIMLWLYFNSLVLLIGFELNASISHAKENKLSKH encoded by the coding sequence GTGAATAAATTTACTGCAAAAATAATTGCCTCAAGCTTTATACAGAACCCAATAAACCTGTCGAAAAGGATAATTATACCGGGTTTTGATGGTATGCCTCTTTTTGATGTTATCGTGTTTCTTATCAAAGGGCTACAACAAAGCTCATTAACCACTAGAGCATCATCCTTAGCATTTCGTTTCTTTTTAGCTTTGTTTCCAGCTGTTATCTTTTTATTATCGTTACTACCCTATATACCGATACAAGATTTTTATCACGAATTGTTACTGATTTTGGAAGAACTACTACCTGAAGAAGCCTATAAAACAAGTGTAGAAACCATTGATGATTTATTCAATAAAAAGCACAATACCTTACTTTCATTTGGATTCCTATTTGCACTATATTTAGCAAGTGATGGAGTTAATGCAATGCTTCTTGCCTTCCAAGAATCATATCATATAAAAAAAAAATTATCCTTTATTAAACAACGATTAACCTCGTTAATCTTATTATTTATTTTAATCATTTTAATGATACTTGCAGTAGGTTTAATAGTGTTTAGTGAAATTGCTTTTTCGTACTTAATCTCAAATGGCATTTTAACAGACGGTATATCTATTATACTGCTAAACATTGGTAAATTCATTATTATTTTAGCTTTATTTCTTTTTGGAATTTCTTCGATTTACTACATAGGAAGTTTTGGAAATAAAAAATTTCGATTTATATCGGCTGGTTCAACACTAGCAACCTTATTAACCATTTTGTTATCAAGTGGTTTTGCTTTTTATGTAAACAATTTCGCCACATACAATAAGGTTTATGGGTCTATTGGCACACTTATGGTAATCATGTTATGGTTGTATTTTAATTCCTTAGTTTTGTTAATAGGTTTTGAATTAAATGCAAGCATTAGCCATGCTAAAGAAAATAAACTAAGTAAACACTAA
- the mazG gene encoding nucleoside triphosphate pyrophosphohydrolase — translation MTKEAEAFVRLLNIMDDLRAKCPWDMKQTMQSLRHLTIEETYELTDAIFDNDLPEIKKELGDILLHIVFYAKIGSETNDFNITDVINGICEKLIHRHPHIYGDVTVKDDEEVKANWEKLKLKEGKKSVLEGVPKSLPALIKAIRIQDKARGVGFDWDNPEQVWDKVNEELAELKVEVDAKSSKIEDEFGDVLFSMINYARFLGINPEDALEKTNKKFIKRFQYLETESAKDGKQMDEMTLEEMDVYWNKAKSI, via the coding sequence ATGACTAAAGAAGCCGAAGCATTTGTAAGATTACTAAACATTATGGACGATTTACGTGCAAAATGTCCGTGGGACATGAAACAAACCATGCAAAGTTTGAGGCATTTAACCATTGAAGAAACTTACGAACTGACCGACGCTATTTTTGATAACGACTTACCCGAAATTAAAAAAGAGTTGGGCGATATTTTGTTGCACATTGTCTTTTACGCCAAAATTGGTTCTGAAACCAACGATTTTAACATTACTGATGTGATTAATGGTATTTGCGAAAAATTGATACACCGCCACCCACATATTTATGGTGATGTTACCGTAAAAGATGATGAAGAGGTAAAAGCCAATTGGGAAAAGTTAAAACTGAAAGAAGGAAAAAAATCGGTATTGGAAGGTGTACCAAAATCGTTGCCAGCGTTGATAAAAGCAATACGTATACAAGACAAAGCACGTGGTGTTGGGTTTGATTGGGACAACCCCGAACAAGTGTGGGATAAAGTAAACGAAGAACTTGCCGAGCTTAAAGTTGAAGTAGATGCAAAATCGAGTAAAATTGAAGATGAATTTGGGGACGTGCTGTTTTCGATGATTAATTATGCTCGTTTTTTAGGTATAAACCCCGAAGACGCCTTGGAAAAAACCAACAAAAAATTTATTAAACGTTTCCAGTATTTAGAAACCGAATCGGCAAAAGATGGAAAACAAATGGACGAAATGACGTTGGAAGAAATGGACGTGTATTGGAATAAAGCGAAGAGTATTTAG
- the nadC gene encoding carboxylating nicotinate-nucleotide diphosphorylase — MNNHQVLVNQLIDLAISEDIGDGDHTSLACIPSKAHGEARLLIKEEGIIAGIELAKLVFDKIDSSLVFTQVINDGDFVKNNDVAFYVEGSSQSILKAERLALNFMQRMSGIATKTNSYVQLISDLPTKILDTRKTTPGNRIIEKWAVQLGGGVNHRMGLYDMIMIKDNHIDYAGGIENAINKVVDYLKNNNKTLKIEIEARDLNELDEILKVGKVHRIMLDNFSFDDMRKAVQLIGGKYETEASGGITEKTIRDYAKCGVDYISVGALTHQINSLDLSLKAI; from the coding sequence ATGAATAATCACCAAGTTCTTGTAAATCAACTTATCGATTTAGCAATTAGTGAAGATATTGGAGATGGCGATCATACTTCATTAGCCTGTATTCCTTCAAAAGCACATGGCGAAGCTCGTCTTTTGATAAAAGAAGAAGGGATTATAGCTGGTATTGAACTTGCCAAATTGGTTTTTGATAAAATAGATTCCTCATTAGTTTTTACTCAAGTGATCAATGACGGTGACTTTGTAAAAAACAACGATGTTGCTTTTTATGTTGAAGGAAGCAGTCAATCGATTTTAAAAGCTGAAAGATTAGCTTTAAACTTTATGCAACGCATGAGCGGAATAGCCACAAAAACTAACTCATACGTTCAACTTATTAGCGATTTACCGACAAAAATTTTAGACACTAGAAAAACTACTCCAGGCAATAGAATTATTGAAAAATGGGCAGTTCAACTTGGTGGAGGAGTTAATCATAGAATGGGATTATATGATATGATAATGATAAAAGACAACCACATTGATTATGCTGGAGGTATTGAAAATGCTATAAACAAAGTGGTTGACTACCTCAAAAACAACAACAAAACCCTAAAAATTGAGATTGAGGCTAGAGATTTAAACGAACTTGATGAGATTTTAAAAGTGGGCAAAGTACACCGAATTATGCTTGACAATTTTTCGTTTGATGATATGAGAAAAGCAGTTCAATTGATTGGTGGAAAATATGAGACCGAGGCTTCAGGTGGCATTACCGAAAAGACCATAAGAGATTATGCAAAATGCGGAGTTGACTATATCTCTGTAGGTGCATTAACTCATCAAATTAATAGTTTAGATTTAAGTTTAAAAGCTATTTAA
- a CDS encoding PKD domain-containing protein, with amino-acid sequence MRKITIFFAAMLIASFAIGQNLSQHQQLPNYPQLSVSKPTNGVSSSVDFEQLARDLEAAATKTPDGQIRCFTTENMEMLNQKYNGAFDVQQFEDWITPKIQEYNDRVLNGLATQKVVVTIPVIMHIIHNSTEAVGTGRNISQAQATSQITILNNDFRKLNADTTLIPAAFKPLAADLEINFVPALRYASNHALAGQTLAEPGIERISAATISGLGNTTTGYTTGTTGQIETLIKPNTYWNRTEVMNIWVCQIGGGVLGYAQFPTGSGLAGLTGGATGANTDGLVLTYTATGTGGVAAAPYNKGRTATHEIGHWLGLRHIWGDEAACAADDFVTDTPQQKDKNFGCPTYPQTTGTGGRCSTGDPSSMYMNYMDYTDDACMMMFTQGQKARVVTVLANSPGRVELPTSTLGSPLATTAQFSGTPLSIPVGNSVTFTDQSISPNTITTWNWTFTGGTPSSFVGQTPPPITYSAAGNYTVSLTVTDNLSGTDVETKTNYINVFTAGVCDTLNYPPSGTIVAYTTGAGLGYVIGSNQYLDKAKAEYISSAAHAPYTHVTGGRFAVRSARDGGNGATVTFNVWDATGAGGSPGTVLGSVTVPLASLNTNPTGYENNIQQIMFPTAINVGTAPYYFGFVMNNFKTTNPASTKDTLGLFSNTSGDSNPGTAWEQQSDNLWYDVSSAWGGLNITSYLSPIMSQNAPGPVLTTNTTSICPGGSVNFNASTSTNTLGYNWMFNGGAPGTSTSATQTVSYAAAGSQKAYLTLTGNCGAVSKDSVTITINSNNTVSAASSSPTVCINTAITNITHTTTGGTGIGVATGLPTGVTANWAGNTITISGTPTASGTFNYTIPLTGGCGTFNATGTITVTPNKTVGGASSTPTVCVNTAITNITHATTGATGIGAATGLPAGVTANWAGNTITISGTPTASGTFNYTIPLTGGCGTASATGTITVTSSNTVSAASSSPSVCINTAITAVTHTTTGATGIGVATGLPAGVTASYSAGTITISGTPTASGTFNYTIPLTGGCGASVSATGTITVTSSNTVSAASSTPTVCISSAMTSVTHSTTGATGIGVATGLPAGVSASWAANTITISGTPTASGTFNYTIPLTGGCGASVSATGTITVNPSVTPTFTPVGAYCSGSTIPALPTTSTNGVSGTWSPAINNTATTTYTFTPTAGQCANTATMVITITPATVPTFSAVGAYCSGATIAALPTTSTNGVTGTWSPAINNTATTTYTFTPTAGQCATTTTMTITITPNVTPTFTAVTPKCSGSTIAALPTTSNNGVTGTWSPAINNTATTTYTFTPTAGQCATTTTMTITIVGVMNTQETVSVCNFGSYIFPDGTTQTNITSQVVYNSTLTSSGGCDSIVETTVNVQVCTGIEKNDSDGIKIFPNPVNKLLTVQTFNSTVSEIKMINILGELMVNVNVNNSNTATINVDGFSKGIYFIQLLNNEGDVVLTRKVVVN; translated from the coding sequence ATGAGAAAGATAACCATCTTTTTTGCTGCGATGCTTATTGCATCTTTTGCTATTGGACAAAATTTATCGCAACATCAACAGTTGCCAAATTATCCACAACTATCAGTTTCAAAGCCAACTAATGGTGTGTCTTCATCTGTGGACTTTGAACAGCTTGCTAGAGATTTAGAGGCTGCTGCAACTAAAACACCTGATGGACAAATAAGGTGTTTTACAACAGAGAATATGGAAATGCTAAATCAAAAGTACAATGGTGCTTTTGATGTGCAACAGTTTGAGGATTGGATAACTCCAAAAATACAAGAGTATAATGATAGAGTTTTAAACGGTTTAGCAACGCAAAAAGTGGTTGTTACCATTCCCGTAATTATGCATATTATACATAATTCAACTGAAGCTGTTGGTACAGGTAGAAATATTTCTCAAGCTCAAGCAACTTCTCAAATTACCATATTAAATAACGATTTTAGAAAATTAAATGCCGATACAACATTAATACCAGCAGCATTTAAACCTTTAGCTGCAGATTTAGAAATCAATTTTGTTCCAGCGTTACGTTACGCATCCAATCATGCTTTAGCTGGTCAAACCTTAGCAGAGCCTGGTATTGAGAGAATATCAGCAGCAACCATCTCTGGATTGGGAAATACTACTACAGGGTACACTACAGGAACAACAGGACAAATTGAAACACTTATTAAACCAAACACTTATTGGAATAGAACGGAAGTAATGAATATTTGGGTTTGTCAAATTGGTGGTGGAGTATTAGGTTACGCTCAATTTCCTACTGGTTCAGGTTTGGCTGGCTTAACTGGAGGTGCAACTGGAGCAAATACAGACGGATTAGTTTTAACTTATACTGCTACAGGTACTGGAGGTGTTGCTGCCGCACCTTATAATAAAGGTAGAACTGCCACTCACGAAATTGGACACTGGTTGGGTTTAAGACACATATGGGGAGATGAAGCAGCTTGTGCTGCTGATGATTTTGTAACTGATACGCCACAACAAAAAGATAAAAATTTTGGATGTCCAACTTACCCACAAACCACTGGTACTGGTGGCAGATGTAGTACAGGAGACCCAAGTTCTATGTATATGAATTATATGGACTATACCGATGATGCTTGTATGATGATGTTTACTCAAGGTCAAAAAGCTAGAGTGGTTACTGTTTTGGCAAACTCTCCTGGTAGAGTTGAATTACCTACTTCGACATTAGGTAGCCCTTTAGCAACAACAGCGCAATTTTCGGGAACACCATTATCAATACCTGTTGGTAACTCGGTTACATTTACTGATCAATCCATTTCTCCAAATACCATTACAACTTGGAATTGGACATTTACTGGCGGAACTCCGTCTTCATTTGTAGGGCAAACACCTCCACCAATAACTTATTCTGCTGCTGGTAATTATACTGTATCTTTAACTGTAACAGATAATTTATCAGGCACAGATGTTGAAACTAAAACTAATTATATCAATGTGTTCACAGCGGGTGTATGTGATACCTTGAACTATCCTCCAAGTGGAACAATTGTAGCTTATACTACAGGCGCAGGATTGGGATATGTAATTGGAAGTAATCAATATTTAGATAAAGCCAAAGCAGAATATATCTCAAGCGCTGCTCATGCACCATACACACATGTTACAGGGGGGAGATTTGCTGTAAGAAGTGCAAGAGATGGAGGAAATGGTGCGACAGTTACTTTTAATGTATGGGATGCAACTGGTGCAGGAGGATCACCTGGAACAGTATTAGGGTCTGTAACAGTACCTTTAGCTTCTTTAAATACGAACCCAACAGGTTATGAAAATAATATTCAACAAATAATGTTCCCTACAGCTATCAATGTTGGAACTGCTCCTTACTATTTTGGGTTTGTAATGAATAATTTTAAAACTACAAATCCTGCTTCAACCAAGGATACATTAGGGTTATTCTCTAATACAAGTGGAGATTCAAATCCTGGTACTGCATGGGAGCAACAATCAGATAACTTATGGTATGATGTATCATCTGCATGGGGAGGGTTAAATATTACATCTTATTTATCTCCAATTATGTCTCAAAACGCTCCTGGTCCTGTTTTAACAACTAATACAACTTCAATTTGTCCAGGTGGATCAGTGAATTTTAATGCTTCAACATCAACAAATACTTTGGGTTATAATTGGATGTTTAACGGTGGTGCACCAGGTACATCAACTAGTGCTACTCAAACTGTTTCTTATGCAGCAGCAGGTTCACAAAAAGCTTATTTAACATTAACAGGAAATTGTGGGGCAGTATCTAAAGATAGCGTTACCATAACTATAAATTCAAATAATACTGTAAGTGCTGCATCAAGTTCACCAACAGTTTGTATCAATACAGCAATTACAAATATTACACATACAACAACAGGAGGAACAGGGATTGGTGTAGCAACTGGTTTACCAACTGGAGTAACAGCAAACTGGGCAGGAAATACGATAACAATAAGTGGAACACCAACAGCAAGTGGAACTTTTAATTATACTATTCCATTGACTGGAGGTTGCGGTACTTTTAATGCTACGGGAACTATAACCGTTACACCGAATAAAACAGTGGGTGGAGCATCAAGTACACCAACAGTATGTGTAAATACTGCTATTACAAACATTACTCATGCTACTACTGGAGCAACAGGAATAGGAGCAGCAACGGGTTTACCAGCAGGAGTAACAGCAAACTGGGCAGGAAATACGATAACAATAAGTGGAACACCAACAGCAAGTGGAACTTTTAATTATACTATTCCTTTAACTGGTGGTTGTGGAACAGCAAGTGCAACAGGGACAATAACTGTTACGTCATCAAATACCGTAAGTGCTGCATCAAGTTCCCCGTCTGTATGTATAAATACCGCAATAACAGCTGTAACCCATACTACAACAGGAGCCACAGGAATCGGAGTTGCTACTGGTTTGCCAGCAGGAGTAACGGCTAGTTATTCAGCAGGTACTATTACTATAAGTGGAACACCAACAGCAAGTGGTACTTTTAATTATACTATTCCATTGACTGGAGGTTGTGGAGCATCTGTTAGTGCAACAGGAACTATAACTGTTACATCATCAAATACTGTAAGTGCCGCGTCAAGTACACCAACGGTATGTATCAGTTCGGCAATGACAAGTGTTACCCACTCAACAACTGGAGCAACAGGAATCGGGGTTGCTACTGGTTTACCAGCAGGAGTAAGTGCAAGTTGGGCAGCTAACACAATTACGATAAGCGGTACACCAACTGCAAGTGGTACATTTAATTATACCATTCCATTGACTGGAGGTTGTGGTGCATCAGTTAGTGCAACAGGAACAATAACTGTAAATCCAAGTGTTACACCTACATTTACGCCTGTGGGTGCATATTGTTCAGGCTCAACTATACCTGCATTACCAACCACTTCAACCAATGGGGTGTCAGGAACATGGAGCCCAGCAATAAACAATACAGCAACGACTACTTACACATTTACACCAACTGCAGGACAGTGTGCGAATACTGCTACCATGGTAATAACAATTACGCCAGCAACAGTACCAACATTTAGTGCTGTGGGGGCATATTGTTCGGGAGCAACTATTGCTGCATTACCTACAACATCAACTAATGGTGTAACAGGAACATGGAGTCCAGCAATAAACAATACAGCCACGACAACGTATACATTTACACCAACCGCAGGACAGTGTGCTACAACAACGACAATGACCATTACGATTACACCAAACGTAACGCCAACGTTTACAGCGGTAACACCAAAATGTTCGGGTTCGACAATAGCCGCATTACCAACAACATCAAATAATGGAGTAACAGGAACATGGAGTCCAGCAATAAACAATACAGCCACGACGACGTATACATTTACACCAACTGCAGGACAATGTGCGACAACAACGACAATGACTATTACGATTGTTGGTGTTATGAATACACAAGAAACGGTTTCGGTTTGTAATTTTGGAAGCTATATTTTCCCTGATGGAACCACTCAAACAAATATTACTAGTCAAGTTGTGTATAATAGTACATTAACCTCTTCTGGCGGGTGTGATAGTATTGTAGAAACAACTGTTAATGTTCAAGTTTGTACTGGAATTGAAAAAAATGACTCTGATGGAATCAAAATTTTCCCAAATCCAGTTAACAAATTGTTAACGGTTCAAACATTTAATTCAACTGTTTCTGAAATAAAAATGATAAATATTTTAGGAGAATTAATGGTTAATGTAAATGTTAATAATTCTAATACCGCTACAATCAATGTAGACGGATTTTCGAAAGGAATCTATTTTATCCAGTTATTAAATAACGAAGGTGATGTGGTTCTTACTAGAAAAGTGGTGGTAAACTAA
- the rlmH gene encoding 23S rRNA (pseudouridine(1915)-N(3))-methyltransferase RlmH, which translates to MKIKLIAIGKTDEKYLQEGISKYLDRLKHYVSFEIVIINDVKVGSKQNVATQKEQEGKLLLNNIGANEYVVLLDENGKNPNSVDFSQFIQKRLNAATDVVFVIGGPFGFSKAIYDRANDKISLSKMTFSHQMIRLFFVEQLYRSFTILKGEKYHHQ; encoded by the coding sequence ATGAAGATTAAATTAATAGCGATAGGTAAAACGGATGAAAAATATTTACAGGAAGGAATAAGTAAATATTTAGATAGATTAAAACATTATGTATCGTTTGAAATAGTGATTATTAACGATGTAAAAGTTGGATCTAAACAAAATGTAGCAACACAGAAAGAACAAGAGGGGAAGTTGTTGCTAAATAATATTGGGGCTAACGAATATGTTGTGTTGTTGGATGAAAATGGAAAAAACCCCAATTCAGTTGATTTTTCACAGTTTATTCAAAAACGATTAAATGCAGCAACTGATGTTGTCTTTGTTATTGGCGGACCTTTTGGCTTCTCAAAAGCTATTTATGATAGGGCTAATGATAAAATATCACTTTCAAAAATGACTTTTTCCCATCAAATGATTCGCTTGTTTTTTGTTGAACAATTGTATCGGTCATTTACCATTTTAAAAGGAGAGAAGTATCATCATCAATAA
- a CDS encoding chalcone isomerase family protein, producing the protein MKHLLFLFILITSITSIHAQKKVGDVTIPVKVNFNETNLELNGAGVREKYWMDMYVGALYLETTTNNATAIINDDKIMAIKLHIVSGLITAEKMISAVDEGFKKSTKGKQAELKAEIDKFKSVFSTEISKEDVYDFVYIPGKGTVIYKNNKPSSTIKGLAFKKALFGIWLCSEPADADLKAAMLGK; encoded by the coding sequence ATGAAACACTTACTATTCTTATTTATTCTAATTACTTCAATAACATCAATTCATGCTCAAAAAAAGGTTGGCGATGTAACCATTCCTGTAAAAGTTAATTTTAATGAAACCAATTTAGAATTAAACGGCGCTGGTGTTAGAGAAAAGTATTGGATGGACATGTATGTTGGTGCATTGTATCTTGAAACTACAACAAACAACGCTACCGCTATTATTAATGATGATAAGATTATGGCGATTAAATTGCACATTGTATCGGGCTTAATTACTGCCGAAAAAATGATTAGTGCAGTTGATGAAGGGTTTAAAAAATCTACTAAAGGAAAACAAGCGGAATTAAAAGCTGAAATTGATAAATTCAAATCGGTTTTTAGTACCGAAATAAGCAAAGAAGATGTGTATGATTTTGTTTACATTCCTGGAAAAGGAACGGTAATTTACAAAAACAATAAACCATCGTCGACCATAAAGGGATTAGCTTTTAAAAAAGCCTTGTTTGGTATTTGGTTGTGTAGCGAACCTGCCGATGCTGACTTAAAAGCAGCTATGCTAGGAAAATAA
- a CDS encoding DUF4783 domain-containing protein, whose translation MKKIFIVLLVFLSTGLFALPLSTSIINALKMGNATELSRYFETSIDLSIPGNEGAFSKTQSELILKNFFIKNQPSNFKIMHSGDSKNNTHYSIGTLTTAKANYRVYILYKETGTVTTILELRIETDE comes from the coding sequence ATGAAAAAAATATTTATTGTTTTATTGGTTTTTTTAAGTACTGGACTATTTGCCCTACCTCTTTCTACAAGCATAATCAATGCTTTAAAAATGGGTAATGCAACAGAACTAAGTCGTTATTTTGAAACATCTATCGATTTAAGTATACCAGGTAACGAGGGTGCATTTAGCAAAACTCAATCAGAACTAATTCTTAAAAATTTCTTTATTAAAAATCAGCCATCCAATTTTAAAATAATGCATAGTGGTGATTCTAAAAACAACACCCATTATTCCATTGGAACATTAACTACCGCCAAAGCAAACTATCGTGTTTACATCCTTTATAAAGAAACAGGAACAGTTACTACTATATTAGAATTACGTATTGAAACCGATGAATAA
- a CDS encoding DUF2807 domain-containing protein, which yields MIKNVQIIIVLLFLGSAFLSCDKENKCLKSSGDNTIETRSVNVNFTEVELNNKINLIIKHDSTFSLKVEAGANLLPLITTEVSGNLLTIKSDNKCSFLRSYNKAINVYLSTPNLTKINYKGQGDVLSANTLSFPKLVIESNKGTGSFNLGLFCDDLKILQHTGPSDFTFVGSSNSTYLYSNGNGWFHLENFSSNSVHVNSTGTGDMLVKANNSLLVELAGIGNVYYYGNPTVTISSHTGSGEIKKR from the coding sequence ATGATTAAAAATGTTCAAATAATAATTGTTTTGCTCTTTTTAGGAAGTGCTTTTTTATCGTGCGATAAAGAAAACAAATGTTTAAAATCGAGTGGCGATAATACCATTGAAACAAGAAGTGTAAATGTAAATTTCACGGAAGTGGAGTTAAACAATAAAATCAATTTAATTATAAAACACGATTCTACGTTCTCATTAAAAGTGGAAGCTGGAGCTAATTTATTACCATTAATTACAACCGAGGTTTCAGGTAATTTATTAACTATAAAAAGCGATAACAAATGCAGCTTTTTAAGAAGCTACAACAAGGCTATCAATGTATATTTGTCGACACCCAATTTAACAAAAATCAATTATAAAGGTCAAGGAGATGTGTTGAGTGCAAATACCTTAAGTTTTCCAAAGTTAGTAATAGAATCAAACAAAGGAACGGGAAGTTTTAATTTAGGCTTGTTTTGTGATGATTTAAAAATATTGCAGCATACCGGTCCTTCCGATTTTACTTTTGTAGGAAGTTCAAACAGTACCTATTTATATTCTAATGGTAATGGCTGGTTTCACCTCGAAAACTTCTCATCGAACAGTGTTCATGTAAATTCTACCGGAACAGGTGATATGTTAGTAAAAGCAAATAACTCGCTGTTAGTAGAATTGGCTGGAATAGGCAATGTGTACTATTACGGAAACCCTACGGTAACCATCAGTAGTCATACAGGCTCAGGAGAGATAAAGAAAAGATAG
- a CDS encoding acyloxyacyl hydrolase, translating to MIKLHVKYCLFLVLVFFLESISAQDTQHKFGAGVNYHYGFISPHNVLVNEIIQGHTQMVQLDFYKQTNGERLWEQYYNYPKIGISTVFINSGNPESLGNIYGLFPFIDFPLNHWKITWDLKFGAGIGYIQKPFDKEENYKNLVIGSHLNALIYVDTHWDLPITEKFHTSLGVALTHFSNGSLKRPNLGINIFSLNYGVSYNFGGISTIAAKSEENREKKLSHLIVANTGVKEIDPIGGNKYLVYTTSYNLLKTITNKSSVGVGADFFYNTSLEPLVVRLQNENLGKTANLRIGMSGIYALDMGKLSLMFQTGFYGYKNYKKDGNVYTRIGTRYRFTDKLFFNLGLKTHFFVADFIEYGIGYQIK from the coding sequence GTGATAAAATTACATGTTAAATATTGTTTATTCCTAGTACTTGTCTTTTTTTTAGAAAGCATTTCCGCTCAAGATACGCAGCATAAATTTGGAGCAGGAGTAAACTATCATTACGGGTTTATTTCTCCCCACAACGTGCTGGTTAACGAAATTATTCAAGGACACACTCAAATGGTTCAGCTCGATTTTTACAAGCAAACTAACGGAGAACGTTTGTGGGAACAATATTACAACTACCCAAAAATTGGGATTTCAACGGTTTTTATTAATTCGGGTAATCCCGAAAGTTTAGGCAATATTTATGGTTTGTTTCCTTTTATCGATTTTCCGTTAAATCATTGGAAAATTACGTGGGATTTAAAATTTGGGGCAGGTATTGGCTACATTCAAAAACCCTTCGATAAAGAAGAAAATTATAAAAATCTTGTGATAGGCTCGCACTTAAATGCATTGATATATGTAGATACGCATTGGGATTTACCCATCACTGAAAAATTCCACACTTCGTTGGGAGTTGCTTTAACACACTTTTCTAACGGTTCGCTAAAACGACCCAATTTGGGAATCAACATTTTTTCGTTGAACTATGGCGTAAGCTATAATTTTGGGGGTATTTCAACTATTGCGGCAAAATCGGAAGAAAACAGAGAAAAGAAACTATCACATTTAATAGTAGCAAATACTGGAGTTAAAGAAATTGACCCCATTGGTGGTAACAAATACTTGGTGTACACTACTTCTTACAATTTGCTAAAAACAATTACCAACAAAAGTTCGGTTGGGGTTGGTGCCGATTTTTTTTATAACACCTCGTTAGAACCCCTGGTTGTTCGATTACAAAATGAAAATTTGGGTAAAACTGCCAATTTACGCATTGGTATGAGCGGTATTTATGCTTTAGATATGGGAAAGCTTTCGTTGATGTTTCAAACAGGGTTTTATGGTTATAAAAACTATAAAAAGGATGGTAATGTTTATACTAGAATAGGAACAAGATACCGTTTTACTGATAAATTATTCTTTAATTTAGGCTTGAAAACACACTTTTTTGTTGCCGATTTTATTGAGTATGGTATCGGTTATCAAATTAAATAG